The genomic stretch CACTTTAAAATATATAATGTGGAAGCAGGCTGTGGTCACCTCCGAATCTTTGCTAAGCTCTAAACAACATATTAATCAAAACTATTGTAGGCTGTGACATGTTGAAAATTTACGGAATTAAAAGTTGTAATTCCATGAAAAAAGCATTCGATCTTTTAACTGAACTTAATTTACCGTATGAATTTCATGATTATAAAAAACTGAGTATCGATAAAGACACGCTCAAATCCTGGCTCAGTGAAATTGGGCAAGATTTTCTACTCAATAAAAAAGGCACAACCTGGAGAAAACTTTCAGCTGAGCAACAACAAGCAGCTTTGGCCAGCGAAGATCAATTGATTGATACGTTGATTGCCAATAGTAGCTTG from Acinetobacter pullicarnis encodes the following:
- a CDS encoding Spx/MgsR family RNA polymerase-binding regulatory protein; translated protein: MLKIYGIKSCNSMKKAFDLLTELNLPYEFHDYKKLSIDKDTLKSWLSEIGQDFLLNKKGTTWRKLSAEQQQAALASEDQLIDTLIANSSLIKRPVLKTAQGYIVGFDDEKYRALQ